In Syntrophorhabdaceae bacterium, one DNA window encodes the following:
- a CDS encoding RidA family protein — translation MRVTGILIAAVSFSVLCAIGAGAGQGREERPVEYLKTPRPMALPFSDAARVGNILYLSGEIGVDYRTMKVAPGGIKAETRQTLENIKATLEKYGSSMDNVFKCTVMIADMLEWPLMNEIYMTYFKTDRLPARSAIGANGLALGAKVEIECLATINK, via the coding sequence ATGAGAGTAACCGGTATTCTTATTGCTGCAGTTTCATTTTCAGTCTTATGTGCGATTGGTGCGGGAGCGGGACAGGGCAGAGAGGAGAGGCCGGTCGAATATCTCAAGACGCCCCGTCCCATGGCATTGCCTTTTTCAGACGCGGCGCGGGTGGGGAACATCCTTTATCTTTCCGGCGAGATAGGCGTTGATTACCGGACGATGAAGGTGGCGCCGGGAGGCATAAAGGCAGAGACGAGGCAGACCCTGGAGAATATCAAGGCTACCCTTGAAAAATACGGCTCTTCTATGGACAACGTGTTTAAATGCACGGTCATGATCGCGGATATGTTGGAATGGCCGCTCATGAACGAGATCTATATGACCTATTTCAAAACAGACCGGCTGCCGGCTCGAAGCGCGATCGGTGCGAACGGTCTCGCCCTGGGAGCAAAAGTGGAAATCGAGTGTCTCGCCACCATTAATAAATAA